The following nucleotide sequence is from Xiphophorus maculatus strain JP 163 A chromosome 22, X_maculatus-5.0-male, whole genome shotgun sequence.
GTCAACAACCCTCGCGTTACTTGTTTTacggagaaaatgttttattttattttatttacacgGCATAAATAAGAAAGAGTCGATATTTGAACGAACTGGGAAGTGAATGAAGACGTGGTGTCCGCTCCTTAACAGACAGCCGGCGCACGACCTAGAAAGGAGTTATGAAGACCGGCAAGGGAGGAGTTTTCCTCCTAAAAGCCTGGGAAAACTCTTGTTTTCACGAGAGGTGATAGCTTATTAACACAACCCAAATTATACACAGTTAATATGtatgtttgtaaaacaaaattctaaACAGTTGAAACAATTTAGTGCAAAaagacattatttaaaatgttaagacTTTAAAACCATCCTggttgttatttaaaaaatttttcatattcttgaaaattgttttttttaacgcaGAAATACACAAGCATAgttctttaaacaaaaattaaactagttgaacatttctttaaatctaaGTATTCAGTTTTTTCTCTCGTCCTTGCTGCactattcattatttttattatcacgATTAATCACTACAGTCCTAGATTGATTTTCTGTCAGACAGAATCAAGCAAAGAATGTGTCTTCTTGTACTGTGTAGCTaaatatctttcagaaaatttcctttttttgtccagttcatgattgattactaaattgacagttatttttaaaaaatcgattaatcacaattaattgtttcagccctagtcTGATTTCTGTCAAACAGAATCAAAACAAAGCTTCAGCGTCTTGATGTAAATATCATTCagcaaatggaaatgtttcagtccaactaacgattaatcgattactaagttagttgatgattattttcaTAATCAATTAATgacgattaattgtttcagacCTATTTATGTGGCTTGGTTTGTGTATTTTGCAGACTGGGGAGCTTCTGAAGTCCAAACTGAACCTGGACGACGACACAATCCGCAGCATTTGTGATAAATTCAAGCTGAAGCTGCTGTGCGAGAGCCCCGATCGGCCGCCTGGCACCTCCCAGGACGACATCCGCATGTGCCACTGGACGGAAAGCATCGCAGAGACTACAGGAAGCAGCGCCGCATCCGATCTGGCTTCTCAGTGCTACTATTTGTGGAAGAACAGCCGGCTGGAGCTTCTGTGTCTGACCCCGGAAGTGCGCGACCTGCTGAGGCAGCTCCGCGGCCGgtacaagctgctgctgctcaccaACGGCGACGCTCGGACTCAGAGGGAAAAGGTGGAGGCGGCCGAATGCGAGGAGTTCTTCGACGCCGTGGTGATCGCCGGAGATCACGCCGAGCAGAAGCCGTTCCCGTCCATCTTCCAGCTGTGCTTCAGCTTGCTGCAGGTGGAGGCGCAGGACTGCGTCATGGTGGGCGACTCTCTGGACACGGACATCCAGGGCGGGGTTAACGCCAAAGTTCGCGCCACGGTGTGGATCCACAGAGCGGATGGGTCTGAGCTGGACGGTCCGGTGAAACCAGACTACACTGTCCCGTCTGTTCTGGACCTGCCGGCCGTCCTGGCACAGCTGCAGTGATGTGAATGTGAACTGATTGTTTTTAACCTCCATatgtttacaaatattttcagattttatcaaCTTTTTGACACTGTTAAATTTAAGACACTACAATGAGTGAAGCGTGAAGGGGTGTGCAGAAGTTTACCTCCACAAAGTGGGCATTAAAGTCATTAACCTgaagatttaattattttaacagtttttgttcAAGGGTGGCGTGGTTATACAACataaattagtaaataaataaaaaataaaaagtttgtaaaCCATCCTTGAGAGAACTGGAATAGTTCATCGGAACTCGTTGATTTCCAGGCAGAAACTCGGCTTTTATATGCtgggtttccctcagtgtacGATAAGCCTGGCGGGtaaccaggctttacttgtgcacccgccaggcttagcattgctaatttattagttgtttttttttatgattgccTTTTtgtaagactttatagttggtgtttaggtattaatcttcaAGTCTTCCAAAAATGCATAACTATCAAATGACgtttttaaatttcctgtcaacttcaAACACTTtgtaactcaaaaacacggtGGGTGGCGGGAGGACTGCTCTAGAGCCCTGAGCACCGGGTTTGTCAAGTTTTCTGGGAGAAACCCTGATATGGGGTGTCATTTGGAaaattacactgtaaaaatgagTAATCTGGGTTATTTAGTCATAAGAGGAAACAAACGGGTTAATTTTTCTACATATTGcccatttataaatgtcagtttcaaactaaatatttatttagcaagctaaatattttatttgtaagctGAACTGGCAAACTAAACCTTAAGTTCACAAACTAAAAGTTAGATTTGTAAATGAAATAGCTTTGTATTCTGGACTAAACAGACTagatatttgatttttaaactacatacctttaaactaaatatttactttgtatGTTAAATATTCAGCTTGCAGACTAAATATATAGTTAGCAAgctgaaagctaaatatttggtttgccAACTAAAAAGTTTGCTATTCTGGAATAAATGTTTAGGTGGCAAGCTAAAAATTtcatttgtaaactaaataGTTTGTATCTAAATATTTGGAATTGCAGCTTCTGAAATCTGCAGCTCAACTAGCTGCTACTGTCCACAGCTACTAATAACCATCATGTAATAAAACGGCGACagttaaaaatcttttatttaagggtcaaaacattcaaactttAGCGCTACCTGATaaacagctgcagaggaaaacaGAGGCTTTGATtgttcctttcacttcacatcCAGTTTCACTTTGATGTTCATCGCTGCTAGCTCAGCCACGAAGTAACGGAAAACGTACGGAACAGACACGGAGTCCACGGAGTCGCTCTTCCCACACAAACTGCACACCGTCTTCCGGTGGCGCATGGCCGACCAGAACGGCGGCGGCTTCTCTAGCAGCGGCGACAGCAGGCTGCCGCAGTCCACGCACACCTGCGCCACGGAGCGGTCCGAGCAGTTGAACAGCCGGTCCTGCAGCAGGAAGGACGAGCCGTGGGCCAGCAGCGCGTCCCGCTCCATCTCCCCGAACCGAATCCCACCCTGGACGTTCCTTCCTCCCAGCGGCTGGTTGGTCACCTTATCCCGCGCTCCCGTCGTGCGCACCTGGAACTTATCGGACACCATGTGGCGGAGCCGCTGGTAGTACACGACGCCGATGAAGATGTCGGCCTCCAGCTCCTGGCCGCTCAGCCCGCTGTAGAGCCGCTCCGTGCCGTAGTAGTTGTAGCCGCCGGCGCGCAGCATCTCCCCGAAGTACTCCAGCGCAGAGTTCTGCTCGGAGAAGGTGAACGGCGTGGCGTCGTGGCTCAGGCCGTGCATGGCGGCCGACTTCCCGGCCATGCTCTCGATCAGCATCCCGATGGTCATGCGAGACGGGAAGCCGTGCGGGTTGAAGAGGATGTCCGGGCTCATGCCGCTCTCGGTGAACGGCATGTCCTCGGCCGGCCACAGGCGGCTCAGGATGCCCTTCTGACCGTGGCGGCTGGCGAACTTGTCGCCGATCATCGGGTTACGAGGCACTCGGACGGTGATGCAGACACGTTTGAAGAGACCCGATCCCGTGTCGTTGCTGCAGACCTTTATGTTGTCGACGACACAAGCCTCTTGGCTCCTACAGACACAAAACATACAGTTGGTGACgttttcacatctgatagtCCGGACAATTAaagcatttgttacatttgaactgctgtggttctcttcagagtagcactacttcaacatatttttactcaagtaaaggttacaagaaattactcaagtatttccagtctgtgtctggtgaatttctggtgaaaacgttttttttttttcattcagtgggtagaaaatccacaAGTTTtacaaagagtaaaaatacttcataataaaattacttaagtaaaagtaaaaagtacagagttgtagaaataaattttttcaaaactcATTCAAGTGAATGTAATTGAGTCAATGTAACTAGTAACTACCCAACTCTGGTTCTCTTTCCCACTGCACTgcgtcaaatgaaccaaactgaaaaacctgttcccctcctcgcctgtgggggcgctgcatcaagaactactgaagaaaacaacGCAAAACTTTCTGAAGAAATATGAGCACAACTttgttcttcacaaaatgttaataaaaatggagtggcgtcaaaTTTCAGCAGCTGTAgggtttctcttttgtctttggtataaaaaaaaacaagttatttctCCCGCTGGTGCTCAACTGGCACGTTTGTTGTGGTTatatttacccaaaatgccATGTGctgcagtccacttcctgcttttggtgtGGTCTCTGGTgtgcttggtgttcacatagcatttgaactgaaccagagttcacttcaactgaaccaagACAGgggtttgtaggcggaccagagaTCACTTTTTGGTCGACTAAGTGTTCGTAATCGACCAAAAAaagagatcgatcttttcacagattatccgtcTCTTATTAAACTGACACAttatggtgacagttttaacgaGTATTTAAAACAGtggagtttgtgtttgttcGGGGCGTGAAGCAGTGACCTGTAGAAGCTGACGTAGCTTTGTCCCGTGTTCAGGTTGATGTAGCTGTAGAACGGGTCTCCGTACTGAAGCACCGACCCGATGTGAGGCAGCCCGTCCGCATCCAACTTCCCGTTCACTTTCGGGTCGCCCGGCTTGGCCCCGAACACGACGCCGTCCTCACCCTTCACCTTCTCCGCCAGGTCCACTAACTCCGTCTTGTAGATGCTCCCGTGAGCAAAGCCTCTCTCCCACGACGACTTGTTCACGATCTAATGACATCGAGAAGCGTCAGCGTTTCATCCCTAAACCAACgattctcaaactttttcagtttgattaactcatttaacaaacaaacacgGACCACCTAACATGAAACTGCCCCACAACATGTTAATATATAACCTGGAAGGAGAATATTAGTtcttaaatcagttattttcaTGAACAAATCTACTGGGGCCATTTTGACTTATTCATAGATTCTGAAAACGTGCTTTCCAATGATATGAAAtacatagaaattaaaaaagaagttgTTCTATACCAACTGTGGTATGCATTAATAATATCTTACGGCTGTTTGAAATTTAGAgtcacaataaaagaaaaatagacatgAGCTGCTTGGCGGGAACAAAAATCCATCTTCTGCACcattacatataaaaataacacCCCCACTTctataaattgtatttatttgcgaattaaattaaataaaaataacaagagCGTTATAAGCaaacaaagacttaaaaataaagaacagttCTCACCAACTGAGACTCGTTCACGGCTTAGAGCGGATCAAAACAAATCTAATCGTTCGTGAACGACACATCAATACTCTGAGCGGGTTTAACTTCGATCATAAGTAATCCTGacgttgttttctttccaccgggttcttcactttttcttttgagtgaccTGGCTTTAAGCCTTTTACCCATTATTACTTCTAAACATAATACTTTGGGTAAGCTAGCTGTGGCGTCGCACTTTTAGATGACGTCACGGCAAATAAATggttgtttacatgcagtacctttCTGACCACTAGACGGCGCCCGGGGACCACAGTTTGATAAAGACTGCTCCAAAGCGGGATACAGAAACCAGACCGTTAACCCGCGCTTACCATGGCGTCCTCCATGTCGTAGCCCGTGTAGGAGATGACGGCGACGACGGCGTTGGTGCCGCTCGGGTAGTTGTCCAGGTTGTAGTGGTCGTACATGTAGGGCCGGACCAGAGCGCTCTGCGGCGTCTGGAGCCGGTACAGCTTGTTGTCAGAGCGATCCGTGAACGAGTGCAGCGGGAATCCCATCGTCTGCTTCCCTGCAGTGGAAGACGGCCGATTCACAGGATTTAACAGTTCCCCAGCCCCTCCAGGATGGTTTATTTATGATTGTTGCGGCTTAAAATTAGggatggacttaaagttttatcatgatattttgtggtactgatgcgataaaaataaaagtgataacTATTTAACTGTGTGGTTGTGAATCACAATATACACAGTCAATATCATTAATTAccgatttgttttttctttaaatatctgaaatactacaAAACTggcaacatttcctgttttagccACAGTTTTCTCtacactttattttacattgaatCAGAGTTTAGGCAAGTGgtaaaactttaaactgctgctgtgttaGTTACcaagcaggttgttgctaggtaaccggggaatgagtgagttgctaggtaaccaaagagagagACAGTCGATTCCACCAGTCTAGCTTAGCTAGCAGAGAGAGACTTTACTGATCCCACAGGAGAAATTTTCTTTCTCCCAGCATagaacacaataaaaatgtaaataagtaaatagataataaataaagtaataattagAAGCATACGACAATAAATAACAATGAGAAACAGTCCAGACCAGCAAACTGTCATCATGGCATAAATTGATAAAAGAATTAcagtttttcagtaaaattttgCTGGATGCTTGTGGTATGACTTattatgaaatacaaaaaaggcTAGCTAAAGAAAAACTTGTGTTGTACATTTTCCGTTTAAGAACATAAAAACTCGCCACGGAAAATCTCATcctaaaaaatattgcaaaaagcGTTGGATGAACACATTAGTGCCATTCTTTAATTCCAGTCAAGGGCCACAGAAAATTAACtaaagggccacaaatggccttCGGGCCACAATTTGGACACCCCCGGTGTAGCCGACTTACCCATCTGGCACTGGTACATGTTCCTGGGGCTCTGGTTGTGGTCGGAGTAGGGGATGAAGTTGGCCACCACGCTGAGCATGCTGTGGGGGAAAAGCTCCTGGTGCGTGCTAACACCTGGCTCTATCTCCGCCTCCAGGATCCCCACGTTGAGGTAAAGCTGCAGGCGAACAGCGTCCAGCTGGTTTAGTGCTGCTGGTTCCCCAAAACCAGTTTAACAATATGTTAATTTACCTGTTCAAACGTGCCAATCAGCTCTTGCTTCCCAAGAGCCAAATTCTGGACGGGTCGCATCATGCGGCACAACGTAGTGAAGAGGAACAGGCCCGGATACAAACTGGGCTTCCCGGTTTTAGGAACCAGGACGATCTCAGTCCAGGGAGGGACTTTCTTCTGTCCCAGAACCTGAAGGAAGAGTTCAGAGGTCAAGTTTACCTGGAAAAACAACCAGGAGGACGAGAAATATTCATCCAAGTCACCTTAAAGCGGCGCAGCGAGTCGGCAACGGATGGAGCCAAATCAGCTTCAACCCAACCGACAACGGACCCATCCAGAACCACCGGGTAGCAGTCAGAGAAGGCCTGACCCGGAGAACCGTCCACCGGGGTGACACCtggggggaggagagagagaaataagaaaaaaagaagacaaaagaaaaatgacagattgaaagaaagaaacagagaaaaaaagaagcaaagaaaggaaaataaagaaaggaaggaagaaaaagcaagagaattggaaaatgtaaaaaaattaagcgAAAAAGGGCATAAaggaaatagaaaagaaaaaatggaatgaaaaaaggtaaaaggaaacagaagagaagaaaaaaggaatgagaaaacaatgaaaaaacaaaaagacaaaatagaaaaaagaaagaaagacaggaagaaatagagaaacagaaagaaagcaaaagcaaCAGAAAGCCAGCGGTGTCGTTCTCACCCAGCGAGCAGAGCAGCGTCGGCAGCGCGGTGGTGTACGCGGTGGCGGTGACGACCTCGCAGCTCGCCGTCATGTGGTTCATGAGGCCGCAGGGCTCGCCGTCCGGCGTGTGGACCGGACACAGGAAGCCCCAGGACTCCGGCAGCAGCTTCCTGACCGACGTCGTCCTCATCTTGGCGAAGGCGGCTCCTCTGTGGACGCAGCGGAAGTGCGACAGGTAGCGGATGAAGTTCAGTTTGTCGGCCACGACGCACAGGCCCGTGTTCTGCAGCATGCCGAGACCTGGAGGACGAAACGACCTTTGACCCCACAGGAAGAGCTTTCCTCTTATGCCATTTCCATTGACCTTTTAGATTTAAAAGTAACCTTCAATTTGATGCAACTTTAGCTATTAATATATCAAAGAACTAGTTGGatttaattttagcattttagctcataaacaaatgtttgtaaacTAAATGGAGTAAGTCGGTGTTAGTGGCAACAtgaagctaacattagcattttagctcattttgaTATAAAACTGAGCTTAGCAAACTAAATGTTAGTAAACATGCTAGTGATAGCCCTAATAGTAATGGcagcatttaagctaacattagcatttgaGTTAATTTTGATATAAAACTAATCTAACATACAAATTAAGTAAATCTGTGCAAGTCAAAATGCTAGTAAGAGCCCACATACTGACGGtagcatttaagctaacataacgGCATTTCTTTGTTTCGACCCGTCTGAAACATACAAAGAATTGAACCACAACCTTCTGTTAGTGCATCAACATCTCTGGACCACTTTAAGGAACTCCTCTTTTCAGTGGTAGCAGCTGTTCTGGTGGTTGCTAAACTTTAAATTAGCTTCTCATCCTCTCCCAAGCATTAAGATAATTTCTTTAATCCCAAGttaagctagctagctagctggtctttgtggttgttgttgtgcGTACCTGTTTTGGAGTGCAGGTTTCCGGTGGCCAGCAGATATTCAAACGGTTTGGTTAAATCCGACCCCATGGTTAACAACTTCATCACATTCTCAGTGCTCAGTTCGCCGGTCAGCTTGGACCCTCGCTTATCGAAGGAAAGCTTCACCGATGTTAGCCACGCCGTTAGTCTCTCCTGCGGGAGAGATTCAACGGAGTTAAATTAAATCTTAATGAAGACGAGGTTCACACGGGTTTCCTGAATTTACAAGTTGTTTATGGGTATtttcaaaggaaagaaaacagatgaagaaaggaagcaaagatgtaaaaaagggggagagaaaagaaagaaaggacatGAAAAGGTAAAGGAAAGAAGATAGAAAGGacacaagaaagaaaggaaggaggaGACAGggggaggaagaaaggaaggaatgaGGAAAGGAACATATAAACGAAAGAATGAAGGGGGAAATTAAGGATGAAAGACAGGAAGGAAGGGAAGAAAAAGGATGAAGGAAGGAAGCAAGGATGTAAAAACagggaaggaagaaagaaaggaatccaaatagaaataaaggaGGCAAACAAGGTAACACAGATGGAAAGGAGAGATGAAGGAAAGAGggacagaaagaaggaaggataCAGAAGAGACAGGAAGAACCCAAATAAGGGCGGGCGGGTCTGACCTTCAGGAACATGAGGTAGAGCTGACCCGGAGTCAGAACCTCCTGGCACATCAGGCTGTCCGGGTTCTCCTCCATGCACTCCTGCTTGGCGAAACTGAAGAGCTTCCGGGTCGAGAAGCACAGCAGGTAGAACTTCTCCAGGTCCGACTTCAGGTGGATGCAGAGGCATTCGCTGCACACAAAACGTAGAATTTCaccatcatttttatttatttttatttcataactgTCCTGCTCTTTGTAGGGAGTTGATGTCACCGAGGGCACCGCATGCGACGCATAACTCAATGCTGCACAGCATTAAATTACACGTTTAAAAAAGTATTATCTGATAAACTGGCTTGCCATACATGAACATCTAGAAGGATGCGAATATTGAGGAAAAGTTTAATACTTTGAGTCACTCATtccagaaagtgaaactcattatTAGGGTtggacaataaattaataataatataacatttgatcaatatcaatagatcaCACATCAGATAGGATATTCAATAATCAATATGTAGActattcactgaactctgatccagaagctagcttggtggaatcaactgacactcattctttggttgcctagcaactcactTATTGTatggttgcctagcaacgacCGGATGAGTAACTgtcgcagcagcagcagcagcttaaagTTTCTCCTCatagctgcttaaaaataaaaaacaacgtcgtgaagtgaaagaaatgtCACACGGCCAGTCTGGCAGTATTTCAGacacctaaaacaaaaaaattaatcaacaaTTATCGATAGTCTGATATGAAACCCtgatattgtgataaatttttCAGACATATCATCCAGCTCTATTTATTATATACATTAATTAtacagagtgaaatatttcaagcctttatttcttgtaattttgatcaTTACGGCTTAAtgtgaatgaaaatcaaaattttttctGAGGTCTAGTAGTTTTAGAcagaaatgtcacattttggtCTCAAATAGCCCTTATTTTAAAAGGACGACTTTGTTTTCAGAGATAATTTATGTTATTTGtcgtttctgttttatttattttttatttttaaaatgtcttccaattcAGTGTTagatgttcattagaatttgaaACTTATTGATCAATGCCATTagtgaaaatggtctcaaaacaacaatactgtCTT
It contains:
- the nanp gene encoding N-acylneuraminate-9-phosphatase, translated to MEGEAVKAILFDLDNTLVDTSRAGEVALKKTGELLKSKLNLDDDTIRSICDKFKLKLLCESPDRPPGTSQDDIRMCHWTESIAETTGSSAASDLASQCYYLWKNSRLELLCLTPEVRDLLRQLRGRYKLLLLTNGDARTQREKVEAAECEEFFDAVVIAGDHAEQKPFPSIFQLCFSLLQVEAQDCVMVGDSLDTDIQGGVNAKVRATVWIHRADGSELDGPVKPDYTVPSVLDLPAVLAQLQ
- the polr1b gene encoding DNA-directed RNA polymerase I subunit RPA2; this encodes MEPSDKWANLPQGPSLKNLTDGGFGKLKDKQHPAVQDLTKAHIESFNQAVTEGLARVVLAIPPLEFMFRQDKVTLAFVEASIHNPVVTKGSVCTEMKVYPAECRGRRCSYKGKLVADISWAINGIPKGIIKQSLGQVPIMVKSKLCNLHGLSPKELVKHHEEAEEMGGYFIMNGIEKVVRMLIQQRRNYPVAMSRPKWKSRGQGYTQYGISLHCVREEHSAINMNLHYLENGTVMLNFIYQKEMFFLPLGFALKALVDFTDFQIYQELIKGSEDNSFYKTCVSEMLRMVSEEGCTTRSKLLDYLGERFRVKLSVPEWYTNEQCANFLLNECLCIHLKSDLEKFYLLCFSTRKLFSFAKQECMEENPDSLMCQEVLTPGQLYLMFLKERLTAWLTSVKLSFDKRGSKLTGELSTENVMKLLTMGSDLTKPFEYLLATGNLHSKTGLGMLQNTGLCVVADKLNFIRYLSHFRCVHRGAAFAKMRTTSVRKLLPESWGFLCPVHTPDGEPCGLMNHMTASCEVVTATAYTTALPTLLCSLGVTPVDGSPGQAFSDCYPVVLDGSVVGWVEADLAPSVADSLRRFKVLGQKKVPPWTEIVLVPKTGKPSLYPGLFLFTTLCRMMRPVQNLALGKQELIGTFEQLYLNVGILEAEIEPGVSTHQELFPHSMLSVVANFIPYSDHNQSPRNMYQCQMGKQTMGFPLHSFTDRSDNKLYRLQTPQSALVRPYMYDHYNLDNYPSGTNAVVAVISYTGYDMEDAMIVNKSSWERGFAHGSIYKTELVDLAEKVKGEDGVVFGAKPGDPKVNGKLDADGLPHIGSVLQYGDPFYSYINLNTGQSYVSFYRSQEACVVDNIKVCSNDTGSGLFKRVCITVRVPRNPMIGDKFASRHGQKGILSRLWPAEDMPFTESGMSPDILFNPHGFPSRMTIGMLIESMAGKSAAMHGLSHDATPFTFSEQNSALEYFGEMLRAGGYNYYGTERLYSGLSGQELEADIFIGVVYYQRLRHMVSDKFQVRTTGARDKVTNQPLGGRNVQGGIRFGEMERDALLAHGSSFLLQDRLFNCSDRSVAQVCVDCGSLLSPLLEKPPPFWSAMRHRKTVCSLCGKSDSVDSVSVPYVFRYFVAELAAMNIKVKLDVK